The following proteins come from a genomic window of Triticum aestivum cultivar Chinese Spring chromosome 6A, IWGSC CS RefSeq v2.1, whole genome shotgun sequence:
- the LOC123129673 gene encoding protein trichome birefringence-like 19 — protein MKPNNHVVRRAASTSGLLLILLLVAFTASNYSALYTEQLLVGVPVILASSTAAAGSRASDSNAGVACDVAKGEWVPDPAAPYYTNATCPLIDARQDCMKYGKPGIESILRWRWQPHGCDLPRFDAAAFLRLVRGKSMAFVGDSVARNHMQSLMCLLAEVEHPREIEPKDCVHCTRKYHYREHDFTVCVFWTPFLVRWNLTRAGGQQFMDPHNVYLDEPDPEWSRDVAGYDYVVLNGAKWFTRPTVLYEGGRLLGCANLDGCEAKYNATAVAPHYAVRASFRTALRALAGFRGRVVVRTVAPPHYENGKWYDGGNCLRTGPMRSNETSLPETEAAFHVAQVEEFWTASAAGRFVLMDESSPPETEVAFHAAQVEEFRAASAAGRFVLMDVSEMMQMRGDGHPGQYGHWPHEKVGFGIDCVHWCLPGPVDAWSEVLLHLLT, from the exons ATGAAGCCCAACAACCACGTCGTCCGGAGGGCAGCTTCCACCAGCGGGCTGCTCCTCATCCTCCTGCTCGTCGCCTTCACGGCGTCCAACTACTCGGCGCTCTACACCGAGCAGTTGCTCGTCGGCGTGCCCGTCATCCTGGCCTCCTCCACTGCCGCGGCGGGATCCCGCGCGAGCGACAGCAATGCCGGAGTGGCGTGCGACGTGGCCAAGGGCGAGTGGGTGCCCGACCCGGCCGCGCCCTACTACACCAACGCGACGTGCCCGCTGATCGACGCTCGGCAGGACTGCATGAAGTACGGCAAGCCCGGTATCGAGTCCATCCTCCGGTGGCGGTGGCAACCCCACGGCTGCGACCTCCCCCGCTTCGACGCCGCGGCCTTCCTCCGCCTCGTCCGCGGCAAGTCCATGGCCTTCGTCGGGGACTCCGTCGCGCGCAACCACATGCAGTCGCTCATGTGCCTGCTCGCCGAG GTGGAGCACCCGAGGGAGATCGAGCCCAAGGACTGCGTGCACTGCACGCGCAAGTACCACTACCGGGAGCACGACTTCACGGTGTGCGTGTTCTGGACGCCGTTCCTGGTGCGGTGGAACCTGACGCGCGCCGGCGGGCAGCAGTTCATGGACCCGCACAACGTGTACCTGGACGAGCCGGACCCGGAGTGGAGCCGCGACGTCGCTGGCTACGACTACGTCGTCCTCAACGGCGCCAAGTGGTTCACCCGCCCCACCGTGCTCTACGAGGGCGGCCGCCTCCTCGGCTGCGCCAACCTCGACGGCTGCGAGGCCAAGTACAACGCCACCGCCGTGGCCCCGCACTACGCGGTGCGCGCGTCGTTCCGGACCGCGCTCCGGGCGCTCGCCGGGTTCCGCGGCCGGGTGGTCGTCCGGACGGTGGCGCCCCCGCACTACGAGAACGGCAAATGGTACGACGGAGGAAACTGCCTGAGGACGGGGCCCATGCGGAGCAACGAGACCAGTCTACCGGAGACCGAGGCCGCGTTTCACGTCGCGCAGGTGGAGGAGTTCTGGACCGCGTCGGCGGCGGGGAGGTTCGTGCTGATGGACGAGAGCAGTCCTCCGGAGACCGAGGTCGCGTTCCACGCTGCGCAGGTGGAGGAGTTCCGGGCCGCGTCGGCGGCGGGGAGGTTCGTGCTGATGGACGTGAGCGAGATGATGCAGATGAGGGGCGACGGGCACCCCGGGCAGTACGGGCACTGGCCGCACGAGAAGGTCGGCTTCGGCATCGACTGCGTGCACTGGTGCCTGCCCGGCCCCGTCGACGCTTGGAGCGAGGTGCTGCTCCATTTGCTGACATGA